A genomic stretch from Acropora palmata chromosome 13, jaAcrPala1.3, whole genome shotgun sequence includes:
- the LOC141863507 gene encoding uncharacterized protein LOC141863507, translating to MPRSFLVKLKKSSPASLFWDQDCDVPATPPNLWEPIRVQIEPAQIFQPIQLDLTSLEPEVLTGKAQLKPNARFFDPFTFNSLQLNSDRDISVGKPLFEERPCSYAHSRNPSPVSLDGALVPSPTRSDDGYPSAGIFIPGSGFLNLENTKSSPLPVASIGASTVGRKRRNGTPKTFTCEVCGKVFNAHYNLTRHMPVHTGARPFKCKICGKGFRQASTLCRHKIIHTKEKPHKCNICGKAFNRSSTLNTHIRIHAGYKPFVCDICGKGFHQKGNYKNHRLTHTGEKPFKCHICGKAFHQVYNLTFHMHTHNDKKPFTCKECGKGFCRNFDLKKHIRKLHENKEKRDRIEQ from the exons ATGCCTCGATCATTTCTTGTCAAGCTGAAAAAGAGTAGTCCAGCCTCTCTCTTTTGGGACCAAG ATTGTGATGTGCCAGCTACTCCGCCTAACTTATGGGAACCTATCAGAGTGCAGATCGAACCGGCGCAGATTTTTCAACCCATCCAATTGGATCTCACATCTCTTGAGCCAGAGGTTTTAACTGGAAAAGCACAGCTGAAACCGAACGCACGGTTTTTTGACCCATTTACTTTCAATTCTCTTCAGTTAAATTCTGACCGCGATATAAGCGTTGGGAAGCCATTGTTTGAAGAACGACCATGTTCTTATGCGCACTCTAGAAATCCAAGCCCGGTTAGCTTAGACGGCGCGCTGGTCCCTTCGCCGACTCGAAGCGATGACGGATATCCGAGCGCCGGTATTTTTATCCCCGGAAGTGGCTTCCTCAACTTGGAAAACACAAAGTCTTCTCCGCTTCCGGTAGCAAGCATCGGTGCTTCTACAGTTGGCCGCAAAAGACGTAACGGTACTCCGAAGACATTCACCTGCGAAGTTTGTGGTAAAGTTTTCAATGCGCATTACAATCTTACTCGCCACATGCCCGTACATACGGGAGCTCGGCCTTTCAAGTGCAAAATATGCGGAAAAGGTTTTCGGCAAGCAAGTACTCTCTGCAGGCACAAGATCATTCACACAAAGGAAAAGCCCCACAAGTGTAACATTTGTGGAAAAGCTTTCAACAGATCATCTACGTTGAACACTCATATTCGCATACACGCCGGCTACAAGCCATTTGTCTGCGACATTTGTGGAAAAGGATTTCACCAAAAAgggaattataaaaatcatCGCCTTACGCACACCGGCGAGAAGCCGTTTAAATGCCACATTTGCGGCAAAGCGTTTCATCAAGTGTACAATTTGACATTTCATATGCACACGCACAACGACAAAAAACCATTCACATGTAAAGAATGTGGCAAAGGATTCTGTCGGAATTTTGACCTTAAAAAGCATATCCGGAAATTACACGAGAACAAAGAGAAACGTGACAGAATTGAACAATAA